In Bradyrhizobium sp. 200, the sequence TACTGGATCAGGCTGCAAACGCCGTCAGGCTCGATGGGCCAGCAGCAAGCCTCCGTCGTGCAGGTTCATCTGCTTCCGCGCCCTGATGCTGCGCCGATCGTCACGGCTTCGACGTCGCATTCGAGCGCACAAGACGTCACCAGCCGTACCGACACATCCTCGAAGGAGCCGAGTCCATCGACCTCCGATGAGACGGTTCCTGTTCCGAGAGCTTTTTCGCCCGCAGAGGCGCCGCCATCGAACGTTCTGTCGGCGCCATCGGCGGTGAGCGGGCCCGCGGACAGCGCCGCCGTGAAATTCCAGCAGGCGCTGCTGCGGCACGTCGCGCAATATCAGCATTACCCGAACGCAGCCCGTGCTCTGCGTCTGCAGGGAAAGGTCGATACGCAGTTCTCGATGAGCCGCGACGGCAAGCTTCTCGGCGTCTGGGTCAGAACGAGTTCTGGCCAGACCTTGCTCGACAAGGAGGCGATGGAGACGATTCGACGGGCGCAGCCACTGCCGCCGATACCTCCCGAATTGCCCGACCGTCTGAACATTCACGTGCAACTGGTGTTCGATCCGTCCTGACCAACTCTGGGTAAGGGAGTTGAATAGGTCTGTTGGTGAGATCACCGTTGATTACGCGAACTGGTGCCTGATGCTCCCTCGTAGGTGGTATTTCTTCCCGTCATAAATGTGTAGTTCAGCGCCGGTACGACCTGCTGATCGTCGGGGGGCGAGCGGAACGATGGTAATGTGTGTGGGGCCTGCGCAACGTGGCTGACAGCAATCGAATTCGGCTGCGCGGACAGTTGGTCGAAAATTACGACGGGCTGATCAGGAAGCTGACGCGTCGCCTGGGATCGTCGGATTTTGCCCACGACGCCCTGCACGAGACATTTTTGCGGCTGGATCGCGTGACCGACGCGGTGCCGGTTCGCAGCCCGACCGACTACATATTCCGCACCGCCATCAATATCGCGAAGGACCGGCAAAAGGCCCAGAACTATCGCGTGAGTTCGTCGGAGATCGATGGGCTCCTGGACGTTTGCGACGAAGAACCCGATCCGGCGAGAATAGTCGAAGCGCGATCGGAGATTGAAGCCTTCAAGCGTGCACTGGCTGAATTGCCGCCGCGGCCGCGCGAAGTGCTCCGCAGCATCTCCATCGAAGGCCAGTCAGCGCGCGAGGTTGCGGCGCGACTTCAGGTGAGTATCCGCACCGTCGAGAGCGATCTGAAGTTGGCCCTTGGCCATTGCGCCGACAGCCTTGATCACACCTTGCAGCGCCGCCTCGGCGGCCCGCGCCCCCGATCATGACCGACGGGCGCTGAAACGCCGCAATCGATGCACGTCCTGGACGAGCCGGGGAGGCATTGGACCATAAGCGGCGAGTAAATTTGAGTGACGCGTTGTTTCGTTGCGGTTTTTCTTCGGGATAGCCGCTGCCCAGTCGTCTATCGAGTAGATGCCATGTAACGGCACCGCGGCGGCAAGCTGGATGGGAGGTTCCGAAGGAATGACGCGGGCCGTTGAAGCGAGGTCTGTTGCCGCCAGCGCAGGGGCGTGGATCGTCGCTTCCTGTTCAGTGAGCGTATCGTGGGGCAACCGATCGTCCGATCGTCGAAGCGCGCATCAAGGTGCTCGAAATTGACAGGAATTGGCTATATATCGAGGTCGGACGGCATTGGCCCCATCAATTAAGCACATTGGCTTGCGAGCGCGGCAGATGGACGATAAATCGTGACCGCGGCGAGCGATACATCCGAACGCGATGCGCTCTTGGACGAGGCCCTCGACTGGGTGGTCCGGCTCAAAACGGGTGCGCCGACCAGAGCTGACATCGATGCGTTGCAGCGCTGGCGTCAGCAAAGTCCGGCCCACGAGGAGGCTTTCAAGAAGGCTGCGCGGCTCTTCCGCCATGCAGGTATTGCAGCGCGCGAACTGGACGATCGGCCCGATGCCATAGGCGCGGTGCTGGCCCCGCAACGGCTGCCGTCCAGAATTATGGCCCGCCGCGCCTTTTTGGGCGGTGCGATCGCTGCGGCTTGCGCGGGCTATGTGGTTGTCCGTCCGCCGCTTGGCCTCTGGCCGTCGCTGCAGGAGCTATCGGCGGATTATCGCACCGGCAAGGGCGAGCAGCGCAAGATCGCGGTCACACCGGATGTATCGCTGGAGCTGAACACCCAGACCAGCATCGCATTGCGTTCAGCGTCCGATGAAACGCAGATCGAGTTGATTTCCGGCGAAGCCTCGGTGGCTGCGATGCGAACTTCGCCGAAGCCATTCGTCATGCTGGCTGCGAACGGACGCATCACCGCAAAACAGGCGGATTTCGTGGCGCGTTGCCTTGACGGCATGGTCCGGGTGACCTGTCTGAACGGAAGTGTGGACGTCGCCCAGGGCGGCCGCGTGGTGCAGCTTGGCCAGGCAGAGCAGGTCTCCTATTCGCCCGGCGGAATAGAAGTCTCGGTCCCGGTCGATCCGGCGCAGGTGACGGCCTGGCAGAGCGGGCTATTGATTTTTCGCGACCAGACGCTTGCCGACGTGGTGGATGAGGTCAATCGCTATCGATCCGGCAAGATCATCATTACGAATGCGGATCTGAAGCAACGGGTCGTCAACGGCACGTTTCAGATCAACAAGCTCGGCGACTTCGTTCTCCAGGTTCAGCAATTGTTCGGCGCCCAGGCGCGCTCGCTCCCGGGCGGGGTCGTATTGCTCGGCTGATCCACTGAGCTGCAGCTTGCAATCTCTATTTCGCTCGTCCGTTCATCTTGGTCGCATTGAGCTTGCGACCTGTCGCGAATCAATGCGCGCCAAAGCCGTTTGCAAAAGTCGTTAATTTTTCTCCGGAGCGCCGCAAAGTTTTGCGGGTTAGCCATCGGCCAGTCGTCTTTAGAGCGAGGGGGCGTGATCGCGGCGTGCAGGCGCGGTCGCGATACTCGTTTGAGGAGGCGAGCGGGCATCCGTGCAAAGTTGTATTGATGAAGAGCTGCGCCGGCATATGTCGGCGGGAAGGGCGTTGTTTTGCCTGGCGGCAGGCGCGATGACCCTGGCAGGCGGGCTGGTCGCTGCCGATCCGGCTTGCGCGGCCAAGGCTGCGTCGTCCGGACGTGCGCCGGGTGCAACCAGTGCATCGTCATCGACGCTTGAGCAGGCTCCGCCGCAAAAGCCGGCTGCGGTCGCACAGCGTTTCGATATCGACGACTTTGCCGTTCAGGGCGCCGAAACGCTCCCGCAGATCGAAATCGAGGAAGCGATCTATCCGTTCCTCGGACCCAACAAGACCGCCGACGATGTCGAAAAGGCGCGGGCGGCGCTCGAGAAGGCCTATCACGACAAGGGCTATCAGACGGTCAGCGTCTCCGTTCCGCAGCAGAACGCGCTCTCCAGGATGATCACCCTCAAAGTGACCGAATTGAAGGTCGGGCGGCTTCGGGTCAAGAACTCGCGCTACTTCGACCTCGCCAAGATAACCAACAAGGCGGGCTCTCTTAAGGAGGGCACCGTCCCGAACTTCGGCGAAGTCACCAAGGACATCGTCGCACTGAACCAGTGGCCCGACCGGCGTGTGACGCCCGCGCTGCGGGCCGGCGTGACGCCGGGCACCGTCGATGTCGATCTGAATGTCGAAGACAAAGTGCCGGTGCATGCGAGCGTCGAGCTGAACAACCGCCAGTCTCCGAACACCACGGCGCTGCGCGTCAGCAGCACGGTGCATTACGACAACCTCTGGCAACTCGGCCACTCCCTGAGCTTCACCTACCAGGTGGCGCCGCAGCGTCCCGGCGACGCCGAAGTGTTTTCCGGCTCTTACCTTGCCCGGCTGCAGGACGTCGATTGGCTGAGCGTGCTGGTCTATGCGGTGAAATCGAGCAGCGATGTCGCGACGGTAGGCGGCACCAACGTGATCGGGCCTGGAGAGATTCTCGGCAGCCGCGCCGTGATAACCCTGCCGGCGCGAGAAAGCCTGTTCCACACTCTTTCGGTCGGCGTCGATTACAAGCACTTCGACCAGACCGTGAAGCTCGGTGGCGACGGATTTTCCTCGCCGGTCACGTATTACCCGGTGGTTGCGAGTTACGGCGCGACGTTCCAAACCGAGAAATTTACGACGCAGCTCAACGCCGCGGTCACCTATAATCTGCGACCGTTGAGCGATGACTGGGTGGCGTTCGACAACAAGCGCTATTACGCCTCGCCGAGCTTCACCCACTTCAACGTCGACGTATCGCACACCCACGAATTGCCTGAGGGCTTCCAGCTCTACGGCAAGATCCAGGGGCAGGTTGCCGACGGGCCGTTGGTATCGAGCGAGCAGTTCAGCGCCGGCGGCCTCGATACCGTGCGCGGCTATTTGGAGTCCGAGACGCTTGGCGACAACGGCGTCGTCGGCAACCTCGAACTGCGCAGCCCCAACGTCGGCGATCTCTTGCAGAAGCAGATGACGGACGAAACCGGCAAAGGCCAGGCCCGCTTCACCATCTTCAACGACTGGCGCTTCTTCGGGTTTGCCGATGCCGGCACGGTCACCGTCCTGCATCCGCTGCCGGACCAGCAATCGAAGTTCGACGTGTGGAGCTACGGCGTCGGCGCACGCTTCAAGATGTTCAACTATCTCAACGGCACGCTCGTCTATTCCGTGCCGATGGTGAGCCAAGCCTACACCGAGGCGCAAAATCCGCGCGTGAATTTTCGAATCTGGGGTGAATTCTGATGATCAGGGGATGGGACCAACGAGGCTGCGCGGGTTGGCGGACGGGCACGAAAATATTGGCGCGCCTGCTGCTCGCGCTCGCCGCAGTGCTGACGCTATCGCCGTCGCCGGCCAAAGCGTGGTGGAACGACGAATGGCAATTGCGCAAGAAGATCACCATCGACGCCAGTGCGTCCGGCGCCAACATCACCGATCCGATCGGTACCGCGCCGGTTCTTGTTCGGCTGCATGTCGGGAATTTCCGTTTTAGCCAGGCCAAGGATGACGGCAGCGATCTGCGCTTCGTCGCCGGCGACGACAAGACGCCGCTAAAGCATCACATCGAGAAATACGACTCGCTGCTCGGCGAGGCCCTGGTCTGGGTCGCCGTGCCGAACCTGCAGCCCGGTGCTAAGGCCGACATCTGGCTTTACTCGGGCAATAAGAAAGCGGTCGCGACCAGCGACTCTAAAGGCACCTACGATCCCGATACGCAACTGGTCTATCATTTCAACGAGCGTGGGACGCCGGCACTGGACTCGTCCGTCTGGGCCAACAATGCGCAGACCGTCGGCCAGCCGGCGGACGGCTCCCTGATCGGAACGGGCCTGCGCCTGGATGGCCGCACGCTGTTGACTCTGCCGGCATCGCCATCGCTCGCCTTGAGCGACAACGCCGCGTTCACTTGGTCAGCCTGGATCAAGCCCAGCGCCATGCAACCCAACGCGGCCCTGTACAGCCGCCGCGATGGCGCCAACGGTCTCGTCATCGGACTGGATAACGGCATTCTCTTCGCCGAGGTCACCAATGCAGGGACCGTGCAGCGCAGCGCTGCCGGGGCACCGGTCGCGCCGGGCGGCTGGCATCATGTCGCTGTGGTGGCGAACAGCGGTCAGATCACACTCTATCTCGACGGCGGGCCTTACACGTCGCTCGGTGCGACGTTGCCGGCGCTCAACGCGATTGCGCTGGTCGGGGGTGATACGGCGACATCAGGTGCCGCTGCGGCCGCTCCCGCGGCGGCGCCGTCCGCGGCCGAACAGACTCCAGCCCCGTCTGTGTCGGCTGCGGATGGCGGCACGGCGCCGGATGCCGCTGCCCCTGCGTCCGAGGCGGCGCCGGTCCCAGCTCCCGTCGCTGCGATGGCCGGCTTCGTCGGCGACATCGACGAATTGCAGATCGCGAAGATTGCCCGCCCCGCCGGCTTCATCAAGTTTGCCGCGATCGGGCAGGGACCGGAGCAGGCCAAGCTCGTCGCTTTCAGTCTGGATGAAGAAACCGGAAGCTGGCTCTCGGGCTATTTCGCGGTGATCCTGAAATCGGTGACGCTCGACGGCTGGATCGTCATCGGCATCCTGGTGATCATGGCCGCTGTCAGTTGGGTCGTGATGTACGATCGCGCCTCCTATCTGAACAAGCAGGCCAAGGCCAATGCTCACTTCATGAAGAGCTTTCGCGAGATCGCGTCCGATCTCACGATGCTCGACAGTGGCGATCCGGAAGATATCGCAAGCCTGGGCGGCCGCATGAACGAGTCCGATGCCAAGATCATGCGAGCGTCGTCCTTGTACCGGATCTATCACCTCGGAGCCTCGGAAATCCGCCACCGCTTCGCCGGGAACGGCAAGCGCCTGCCGGTTCTCTCTGCCACATCGATCGCGGCGATCCGCGCGGCGCTCGACAGCGGTTATGTCAAGGAGATCCAGCGGCTCAACCGGTTGATGGTGGTGTTGACCATCGCGATTTCCGGTGGGCCCTTCCTCGGACTGCTCGGCACCGTGGTCGGCGTCATGATCACGTTTGCAGCCATCGCGGCGAGCGGAGACGTCAATGTGAACGCCATCGCGCCAGGTATAGCGGCGGCCCTGGTCGCAACCGTCGCTGGTCTTGGCGTCGCGATCCCGGCGTTGTTCGGCTACAACTACCTGATCTCCCGCATCAAGGACCTGACCAATGACATGCAGGTCTTCATCGACGAGTTCGTGACGAAGATGGCCGAGTTCTACTCGGCCGACCGGATCGAACACCGCGTCGCCGCGGAGTAACGGCGATGCAGCTCCAGGACAGCGGCAAACCCTACGACGACATCAACATCACGCCGATGTTGGATCTCGCTTACGTGTTGCTGGTGATTTTCATCATCATGACGACGGCGACCGTGCAGGGCCAGAAGGTCAATCTGCCGAAGGCATCGGCGGCGCCGAGCCTTGCGACGCAGACGACCAAGGCGATCACGGTCGCCAATGACGGCAAGATCTTTCTCGACACCATACCGGTCACGCTGCCCGAGCTCGAACAGCGCCTGGTGCAGCAGAAGGCGTTGACGCCGGAATTTCCGGTGGTGCTGCGTGGCGATGCGCAGGCCCAGTACCAGAGCGTTATGGACGTGCTCGATCTCCTGGGGCGCGTGGGCCTGACGCAGGTTGGTCTCGCCACCAAGCCGCTTGTGAAGTGAGCGATCTGATGCACATCGCCATGAACATGCGTGACGCCGCCAGGAATGGCATCAGATGGCTGTGGTCCTGGCTGCACGATGCGTCATGGACGATTGGCCGGTATACCAACGAAAATCAGGTCTGTTCGGACGAGGTGATCTCGCGGGCGGCCACCGCCAAGAACGATCTGCAACCTGTCTCGCCGGTCGCCGGGCGCGATCATGCCGCGCAAAGCGGCATCCTGCTGCAGTTTCCGGTTCGCGGCGAGGCGCTGCTGGTCAAGCTCGCGGACCTCCTGCGAAGCCGCATTGCCGATCGTGGGCTTGAGCGCGATCCGCTGCTCCTGCTGATCTCGCGATGCCCGGGATCGCGACTGTCGATCGATCGGTCCGCCTATGTCGAATTCCTGGCTGACCGATGCGTGTATCACGTGGCGATCGAAGCGCAGCCCGATACGAGGGTTACCGTGGAAACGGCGGATTTCGACACCGTCGTGAAATTCGTCGTGCAGTACGTAGCTGGACGCCTCTCAGAGAAGGTGCTCCTGGAGGCCGCGTCATGAACGTTCCAATGAACGGTCAGGATTCCTCCTCAGCGCGCAATGCAAAAGGGCGCAGCTCTACCGCATATCGTCCGGTCGGCAGACACACTGCGTTGCTTCGTTACGGCGCAACGCTTTTGGGCATGATGGGATTCGTCGGTGTCGCGGTGTTCTTCCTCCGCGGTGACGATCTGCCGCCACCGCGGCTGGTGCGCGAGCTGACCGTCGTCAACATCGTGCCGCCACCTCCGCCTCCGCCGCCGCCACCTCAGCCGATGCCCGAGCAGAAGATGATCGAGCAGCCGAAGATGGCCGAGCCGGAATTCAAGGAGGAGAAGCCGGTCGACAAGCCCAAGGACGAGCCGGTCAAGGACGCCAAGAACGATGAACCGCCGGGGCCGTTGTCGCTCGATGCGAAGGCGGTCGGTCCTGGCGATCTCTTCAATCTCGGCAGCAAGGTGGGTGGAAATCCCTACGGCGGCGGCGGCGGTGGCGGCGGCAGCAGATGGGGGTGGTACAGCACGATCGTGACGGACCAGGCTACGGCTGCGCTGCGCGCTAATCCAAAGACCCGGAATATGGCGACGCAAATCCAGGTCCGGTTGTGGGCCGACGCGTCGGGACGCGTCACCCGGGTAATGATCTCGCCGTCGACCGGCGATGCTGAATTGGACGCCATTATCCGCGACGAAGTGCTCGGCAGGCTGATGCTGCGCGAGCCGCCGCCCAAAGACATGCCGATGCCGGTGGTCACGCGAGTGACCGCGCGACGGCCAAGCTGAAGCGTTTGTAGCGATTTCGTTGAGTGAAGAGACTGATAGAGGACTGGGGAATCCATGTTTGAGAAGAAATCCGACGTACGGCGGCGCTTGATGCCGCTAGCCGTATCGCTGTGCGCGCTCACCTGCGGCGGCCAGGCGTTTGGCCAGACCGCATCGGATGACGGGCGGGGGTCGGCAAGAAAGCCCGATGCAAAGCGGCCCACGGTGTTGCAGACGAAACCGTCGTCGCCCAGCGCCACGATCAATCTCGTGAACCTGCTGGTGAAGGAGGGCGTGCTGAAGGAAGAGCAGGCGCAGGCGCTGATCAAGCAGGCGGATGACGAGGCCTATGTCGCGCGCGAAGCGGCGAGGGGCGCAAGCACCAGGGCTGACGAAGCAGCGAAAGCGGCGAATGCTGCGACGGCGGCAGCCTCGCCGCCCGGCGCGCGGCACGTGACCTACGTTCCCGAGATTGTCAAACGGCAGTTACGTGAAGAGATTAAGCGGGAGGTCATGGACAAGGCACATAAGGAAAACTGGGCCTCGCCGGGTGCCTACCCGGAATGGGCGCAGCGTATCCGGTTCTACGGCGACCTGCGTGCGCGCTACGAAGGCCAATTCTTTCCCACTGGAAACGGACCTTTGCAGAATTTCAATGCCACCAACACCGGCTCGCCGTTCCTTGACGACATTCTCAATCCCTATCTCCCTCCGAGTTACAATACGACACAGAACCGCGAAAGATTTCGCTTCCGAGCTCGCCTTGGCCTCGATGCCGACCTGTTCAACGGATTTAGCACCGGCTTGCGCATCGCGACCGGCGATAACAACTCGCCCGTTTCTACCAACCAGACGTTCGGAGCGAGCGGCGGCAACTTCTCCAAATACTCGCTCTGGCTCGATCGCGCCTACCTGAAGTACCAGGCGTGGAACAACGATGTGGCGGTTTCCGTCGGCCGCTTCGATAATCCGTTCTGGTCGCCGACCGATCTCGTCTGGCACAAGGATCTCGGGTTCGATGGTGCCGCCTTGCAGGCCAAGTACGAGATCGCGCAAGGCATTACGCCATTCGCCGTGGCCGGCGCGTTCCCGATCTACAACACCGACTTGAATGCCGGGATCAATCTTGACACCAACTTCAGTGGAGTGCCGACCAAGTTCGCCAGCGACGACAAGTGGCTGTTCGGCGGACAAGCCGGCTTTGCGGCGAGATTCGCCCCCGAATCGAGTTTCCGATTTGCGGTCGCATATTACGATTTCACTAATGTGCAGAGTCGGCTCTCAAGCGAATGCATAGTCACCAGCGCCAGTGACATCTGCGATACCGATATGCGTCGGCCGTCGTTTGCGCAGAAGGGCAACACCTACATGACGTTGCGAAACATTCCGATGTTCGTCGGTACTACGCAGCTTTCGCCGTATCAATACTACGGCCTGGTCAGCCAGTACCGGCCGGTGGTTGCCGGCGCGCAGCTCGATCTCGGTCATTTCCATCCGGTGCACATCGTGCTCGACGGCGAGTATGTGTGGAACAGCGCGTTCGACCGCGGCCTGATGAACGCATTCGCGGTAAACAACCGCGGGCCGGACGTCGCCACCAATGTGCCCGGCCCCTACAACGGCGGTAATCAGGGCTGGCTCGCCCGCATCACCGTCGGTGACAAGGTGGTCAAGCGTCTCTGGGATTGGAACGTGCACGCCGGCTACAAATATCTGGAATCGGATGCGACCGTCGACGCCTTCGTCGATTCCGACTTTGGGCTCGGCGGCACCAATCTCAAGGGCTACTTCGTCGGCGGTAATGTAGGGCTCAGCGAGAACGTGTGGGCCAGCCTGCGCTGGATGAGCGCCAACAACATTGCAGGCGTGCCGTACGCCGTCGATGTCCTGCAAGTCGACCTGAACGCGAAGTTCTGATCATGCAGACCCGCATCCCACGTCTTGTGCTACTTCTCGCCGCAGCCGTGTTCTGTGGCGAGGCTCGCGCCGATACCGAGCACGATCGCCTGCGCGAGGCGTTGCGCAGCGCCACTATGCAGACCAGGCTTCTGGAAGACCAGCGCGCTGCGTCGCAGGCGAAACTCGCCGAAGCTGAGAAGGAAAAGGCCGCCCTGAAGGCGCAGGTCGATGCCGCCAAGGCGGAAACCCGCAAGCTCGAGAAGCAGCATCGCGAGGCGGTCGATGAATTCAACCAGCGCCTCACCGAGCGCGACGAGACGCTGGAGAAATGGAAGTCAGCTTACGAGGAGGCTGCCAACGTTGCGCGTGCCAAGGATGCCGAGCGGGCTAAGTTCGAAGGCGAGGCAACGGCGTACAAGGCCAGCACCAAGAGCTGCCAGGCCAAGAACGTGCAGCTCATCAGCGAGGGCAAGGAAATTCTGAACCGATACAAGAAACTGACGTTGGGCGGCGCGCTCGTCGCGACCGAGCCGCTGACCGGCGTTGGCCGCGTCGACGCGCAGAACTTCGTCCAGGACTCCACCGACAAGCTCCTAGATCAGAAAGCGACACCATGAGCATTCCCTGCGTTTTCAGAACGTTGCAATCGGGCGTCATTGCAGCCGCTGCTATCCTGTCGCTGCCATATGGGGCACTCGCGCAGACGGCGCCGGCGCCCGCGCCTCAGCGTACGGCTACGGTGCCAGCCACGGCCAAGCCGAAGTCGGCACCTCTGGCGGCGGTGCCCCAGGGATCGGCCGGCCAGACCACTGCGACGCAACAAGTTGCCGCTGCCAAGGCCTCGGGCGGTGA encodes:
- a CDS encoding energy transducer TonB, which produces MNVPMNGQDSSSARNAKGRSSTAYRPVGRHTALLRYGATLLGMMGFVGVAVFFLRGDDLPPPRLVRELTVVNIVPPPPPPPPPPQPMPEQKMIEQPKMAEPEFKEEKPVDKPKDEPVKDAKNDEPPGPLSLDAKAVGPGDLFNLGSKVGGNPYGGGGGGGGSRWGWYSTIVTDQATAALRANPKTRNMATQIQVRLWADASGRVTRVMISPSTGDAELDAIIRDEVLGRLMLREPPPKDMPMPVVTRVTARRPS
- a CDS encoding ShlB/FhaC/HecB family hemolysin secretion/activation protein; this encodes MTLAGGLVAADPACAAKAASSGRAPGATSASSSTLEQAPPQKPAAVAQRFDIDDFAVQGAETLPQIEIEEAIYPFLGPNKTADDVEKARAALEKAYHDKGYQTVSVSVPQQNALSRMITLKVTELKVGRLRVKNSRYFDLAKITNKAGSLKEGTVPNFGEVTKDIVALNQWPDRRVTPALRAGVTPGTVDVDLNVEDKVPVHASVELNNRQSPNTTALRVSSTVHYDNLWQLGHSLSFTYQVAPQRPGDAEVFSGSYLARLQDVDWLSVLVYAVKSSSDVATVGGTNVIGPGEILGSRAVITLPARESLFHTLSVGVDYKHFDQTVKLGGDGFSSPVTYYPVVASYGATFQTEKFTTQLNAAVTYNLRPLSDDWVAFDNKRYYASPSFTHFNVDVSHTHELPEGFQLYGKIQGQVADGPLVSSEQFSAGGLDTVRGYLESETLGDNGVVGNLELRSPNVGDLLQKQMTDETGKGQARFTIFNDWRFFGFADAGTVTVLHPLPDQQSKFDVWSYGVGARFKMFNYLNGTLVYSVPMVSQAYTEAQNPRVNFRIWGEF
- a CDS encoding biopolymer transporter ExbD, coding for MQLQDSGKPYDDINITPMLDLAYVLLVIFIIMTTATVQGQKVNLPKASAAPSLATQTTKAITVANDGKIFLDTIPVTLPELEQRLVQQKALTPEFPVVLRGDAQAQYQSVMDVLDLLGRVGLTQVGLATKPLVK
- a CDS encoding FecR domain-containing protein, whose product is MTAASDTSERDALLDEALDWVVRLKTGAPTRADIDALQRWRQQSPAHEEAFKKAARLFRHAGIAARELDDRPDAIGAVLAPQRLPSRIMARRAFLGGAIAAACAGYVVVRPPLGLWPSLQELSADYRTGKGEQRKIAVTPDVSLELNTQTSIALRSASDETQIELISGEASVAAMRTSPKPFVMLAANGRITAKQADFVARCLDGMVRVTCLNGSVDVAQGGRVVQLGQAEQVSYSPGGIEVSVPVDPAQVTAWQSGLLIFRDQTLADVVDEVNRYRSGKIIITNADLKQRVVNGTFQINKLGDFVLQVQQLFGAQARSLPGGVVLLG
- a CDS encoding putative porin; amino-acid sequence: MFEKKSDVRRRLMPLAVSLCALTCGGQAFGQTASDDGRGSARKPDAKRPTVLQTKPSSPSATINLVNLLVKEGVLKEEQAQALIKQADDEAYVAREAARGASTRADEAAKAANAATAAASPPGARHVTYVPEIVKRQLREEIKREVMDKAHKENWASPGAYPEWAQRIRFYGDLRARYEGQFFPTGNGPLQNFNATNTGSPFLDDILNPYLPPSYNTTQNRERFRFRARLGLDADLFNGFSTGLRIATGDNNSPVSTNQTFGASGGNFSKYSLWLDRAYLKYQAWNNDVAVSVGRFDNPFWSPTDLVWHKDLGFDGAALQAKYEIAQGITPFAVAGAFPIYNTDLNAGINLDTNFSGVPTKFASDDKWLFGGQAGFAARFAPESSFRFAVAYYDFTNVQSRLSSECIVTSASDICDTDMRRPSFAQKGNTYMTLRNIPMFVGTTQLSPYQYYGLVSQYRPVVAGAQLDLGHFHPVHIVLDGEYVWNSAFDRGLMNAFAVNNRGPDVATNVPGPYNGGNQGWLARITVGDKVVKRLWDWNVHAGYKYLESDATVDAFVDSDFGLGGTNLKGYFVGGNVGLSENVWASLRWMSANNIAGVPYAVDVLQVDLNAKF
- a CDS encoding MotA/TolQ/ExbB proton channel family protein encodes the protein MIRGWDQRGCAGWRTGTKILARLLLALAAVLTLSPSPAKAWWNDEWQLRKKITIDASASGANITDPIGTAPVLVRLHVGNFRFSQAKDDGSDLRFVAGDDKTPLKHHIEKYDSLLGEALVWVAVPNLQPGAKADIWLYSGNKKAVATSDSKGTYDPDTQLVYHFNERGTPALDSSVWANNAQTVGQPADGSLIGTGLRLDGRTLLTLPASPSLALSDNAAFTWSAWIKPSAMQPNAALYSRRDGANGLVIGLDNGILFAEVTNAGTVQRSAAGAPVAPGGWHHVAVVANSGQITLYLDGGPYTSLGATLPALNAIALVGGDTATSGAAAAAPAAAPSAAEQTPAPSVSAADGGTAPDAAAPASEAAPVPAPVAAMAGFVGDIDELQIAKIARPAGFIKFAAIGQGPEQAKLVAFSLDEETGSWLSGYFAVILKSVTLDGWIVIGILVIMAAVSWVVMYDRASYLNKQAKANAHFMKSFREIASDLTMLDSGDPEDIASLGGRMNESDAKIMRASSLYRIYHLGASEIRHRFAGNGKRLPVLSATSIAAIRAALDSGYVKEIQRLNRLMVVLTIAISGGPFLGLLGTVVGVMITFAAIAASGDVNVNAIAPGIAAALVATVAGLGVAIPALFGYNYLISRIKDLTNDMQVFIDEFVTKMAEFYSADRIEHRVAAE
- a CDS encoding RNA polymerase sigma factor, whose translation is MADSNRIRLRGQLVENYDGLIRKLTRRLGSSDFAHDALHETFLRLDRVTDAVPVRSPTDYIFRTAINIAKDRQKAQNYRVSSSEIDGLLDVCDEEPDPARIVEARSEIEAFKRALAELPPRPREVLRSISIEGQSAREVAARLQVSIRTVESDLKLALGHCADSLDHTLQRRLGGPRPRS
- a CDS encoding TonB family protein — encoded protein: MRLFTVPALATVLLVGGVYWIRLQTPSGSMGQQQASVVQVHLLPRPDAAPIVTASTSHSSAQDVTSRTDTSSKEPSPSTSDETVPVPRAFSPAEAPPSNVLSAPSAVSGPADSAAVKFQQALLRHVAQYQHYPNAARALRLQGKVDTQFSMSRDGKLLGVWVRTSSGQTLLDKEAMETIRRAQPLPPIPPELPDRLNIHVQLVFDPS